CCTTGGTTTCTCTCGAAATTTTATCCAGCACAAAACCTCCGGCCACACCCGCATCTTCGTCGGCTAATTCAACATCTGTACGTACCCGGAACCTGTTTTCCCAATCATCCCGCCAATTGTACATCGCATTAGCGTATAAGCTATGGTTGTCGTCAATTTTGTAATCGAAAGCGCCAGCGATACTTCTTCGTACCCTTTGCACGTTATATCGCCTAACATCCTCTCTTGAAAGCCACGCATTGCCCTGATCGTCTTTCGACCATTCGCCTTCCAAACCTTCAGATCCTAATTGGTTATTATTATAAGAACCACTGATCACCATTCCAAACTTATTGTTCGCGAAGCGGTTTCCATAAACAAAGGCACCAGTATATATGGGCGTTTGATGCAAAGGATTATACCCTCCACCCAAGGTTGCGGAAATACGTTGTCCATTAGGTGATGCACGTGTAATCAGATTAACCGAACCACCAATAGCATCGGCATCCATATCGGGCGTTAAGGTTTTATTGACTTCAATGCTAGAAATCATATCCGAAGGGATCAAATCCATCTGCACGCGTCTGTTATCGCCTTCTGCCGAAGGGATACGATCGCCATTCAAGGTAACGGAATTCAACTCGGGCGACAGGCCTCTTACAATAATGTTACGCGCTTCTCCCTGGTCGTTCTGCATGGTGATACCCGGTACGCGCCGCAGCGCATCACCTATGTTCGCATCAGGAAAACGGCCTACTTGATCAGAAGATATAATATTGGTAATATTAGCCTTGTTTTTCTGTTGGTTAAGTGCCCTCGCCTGCCCCCTTAGCCGATCACCCATGATCACCACTTCGTCCATCGTTACGGAAGCGTCGTCCAAAGTAAAATCCATTGCGGTATTTTCCCCTGCGCGCACGGTAACCTGTTGCGTTTCCGGTTGGTAGCCCATGTAAATCACTTCTATCTCATAGTTACCAGCGGGAACGTTGAGAAACTCATAATTGCCTGTCTGGTCGGAAATAGTATATCGATTGCCCATGTTCAATCGAACGGTTGCTCCCGGGAGGGATGCTTTGCTCCCTTTTTCTAGGATCTTGCCAGAAATTACGCCGCTACTTTGTGCATGACAGATGACGGTCATTAGAAATAAGAATACGGAAGTAAATAATGTCTTCATCTTTTGTTTAAGTTGTTAAATACGGGATAATAATTTATCGCCACGAAGTTGAGTATTATGTAATGCCTCCAAAAAATAAGCACGTTACAAAAAGGAAACGGCAGTAAACAGACCGTTAACACAAAGGCAACACAGTCCAAAAAAAATACTATAAAATACTCATTATCAATTTTTTACCAAAAGACGAAAACACCATTAAGTTTATGTTTCCTTTATAAGAAGAGTAAGTAAAATTTAGATTAACAAATAATTAACTTCTCTTAGGTTTTGTTAATCGAGGATAAAAGTAAATATGGGCAGGCAGGCCGAAAGGGCGCTCGCTAGTGGTATAATAACCCTTACCATCCCTTGCAAAAGTGATGGCCTCACCCTGTGGTTCGGCAGTATAGGGTTGCATCAATCCCTCCCGTTTGAACATACCCACGATAGACTCTCCCGGTTGGCGTTTCCAATAGTATACATTCAGCAGATTTTTCACCAGCACTTCACTCCCATCTGCCGCGATATCGGCACTTGTAATAAACGTATAGGGGATAGATGCCTTCCTTTTTAGCAACAAAGTGTCTGCTGTGTTTTCCGCTGGAAGCTCGGTTTCATAAACTCCAGCCTGCAAATCCCTTTTACTGATGATATACAGCTTCTCGTCTATGGGGTCAAAAAACATCGACTCGGCATCACGGGGGCCATCCTCATAGGTTAAGGTGTAAGTTGTTATCTTTTTTTGCGGAATGGTATCCACAACTTGTCCGGGCCGATATGTTGGTTCTTCAAAACGATGCACCTTTATGGTGGCGTGCCTACCCAAGTTATCACCGATATCACCTACCAAAAGATAATTTTTGCCTTCACTTTGCATCGTAGTCATATCTTCCCAGTCGCGCGCTTCCACTCCCGCTAAATAATAAGTAGCCCGATGATGAGCTGTTCTGTCCAACAGAAAGACACGTGCATCATCTCCGCTATCATTATGCACCCAGAAATAGCCTTGGTTAGTTATCCCACAAGCAATACCCGATGCTTCATCTATTGCTGAGTGGCTTATCTTACCTTTGCTGATTGCATTTCCGAAAATACGTTCTTGTAATCTGGAGGTAAAAACGGTGATTAAAAAAGTAAGACCAATAATATTAATAAGTAACCTCATTTAACAATTATACTGTTCATCAAAACGCTGCTCATTGTCTTCCCCGTTTATTTTGTACCTTTGCGCATATTTTTCGACTTATGCATATTGAACAATTTTATGATACCGGACTTGCCCATTCGTCTTACGCTATTTTAAGCAATAACGACGTTGTATTAGTTGATCCGGCAAGGGACCCAGAACCATACTTTGCCTTTGCTAGAGAAAATCATGCCAAAATTGTAGGGGTGATAGAGACCCATCCCCATGCCGACTTTGTTAGCTCTCACTTGGAAATACACCAAAAGACTGGAGCAACGATATATACCAGTGAATTAACGGGTGCCGAGTACCCGCACAGGGCCTTCGATGAGGGCGATGTGATTACAGTAGGAAATATTACCCTGCAGGCTATTAATACACCCGGCCATTCCCCCGATAGTATCTGTGTGCTGTTGCTTGACGAACAAGGGAAAGAATCGGCTGTATTTACCGGCGACACGTTATTTGTAGGCGACGTGGGCCGACCTGATCTTCGGGAAAACGTAGGTAATCTGCAGGCTGAAGCCGCAGAGCTCGCCCGAGCGATGTTCCATTCATTACGCAATAAATTGATGCGCCTGCCAGCGGACGTGGTGGTTTATCCGGCTCACGGCCCCGGTTCACTTTGCGGTAAAAACATGGGGTCAGATCTCCAGAGTACGATAGGTAGAGAGCGATCAGAAAATTACGCCCTACAGAAAATGGAAGAAGAAGCTTTTGTAGCCTTAATTACGGCCGATCAACCCTTTGTGCCCAAATATTTCCCTTATGATGTAGCGTTGAATCGTGCGGGTGCTGAAGCATTTGATGAAAGTGTAGAACAGGTAATAGCGATCACAGACACCAATGCGCTTGAGCCTCAGGTGTTAATTATCGACGGCCGACCTGCAGAGCAATTTAAAAACGCGCATCATCCGATGGCGATAAATATACCCGATGGCGATAAATTCGAAACTTGGGTGGGCAGTATCGTATCACCTGGCGAATCATTTTATCTGCTAACAGACCAAGCTGAAAGAGCCACGGAGCTCATCAAAAAATTAGCCAAAATAGGCTATGAAAATCAATGCAAAGGCTTTTTTATTTCGCCAATCGGTAATAAAAAAACCACTGATTTTGATTTAGAAGCTTTTAAATCAAACCCTCAACAGTATACCATCATCGACATCCGAAATGACGGGGAGCTTGCTGAAGGTAAACTGTTCAGCCATGCTATCCACATCCCCTTACCGAGACTTCGAGAGTCTCTTCCCGTGATACCCGAAGATAAACCCATTGTTGTCCATTGTGCTGGAGGATACCGATCTGCCATTGGGTCGAGCATTGTAGCGCCTTCGGTACAGGTGCCAGTATACGATCTCAGCACGGCCGTAAGTGAATTTAAACCCAACAACGAACAATAAACATTTTCAAACAGCAACGTGGACTTCGTAATTACCGGAGACGGATCAAAAACAATATTTCACCCCACTGTTGGAGAACATTACCACTCCAAACATGGGGCGGTACAAGAGAGCAGGCATGTATTTTTACAATCCGGACTAGCCTATTACTTAGAGAAACGCACAGTTCCCATCGATGCAACTGTAACTATTTTAGAGGTTGGTTTTGGTACCGGTTTAAATTTTTTGCTTACCGCAGACTATTGTACGGCAAACCATATCACATTGCACTATACCGGTATAGAGGCTTACCCGTTAGATCATGCCATCATTGAGAAAACAGGTTATCAATCGGCAGTCGAACCAGCCATTTGGAAGTCCTTTTCAACACACTACCAACAAGCGTTACTGGGTAAGCAATCCCTATCTGCACGAGTAAATTTAGCGATTGCGCATCAACCTGTTTTGGGCTTTCACACTACGCAGCTATACGATCTGCTGTATTTTGATGCCTTTGCGGCTATACACCAACCAGAGATGTGGAGTTATGAGACCTTAAGTCACATTTGCAAGTTTTTAAAACCTGGTGGCGTATTTGTGACCTACGCCATTACAGGCAATTTAAAACGTATAATGAAATCCTTGGGGTTTGCTGTTGAAAAGGCTCCCGGAGCCCCTGGAAAGCGGGAGATGCTCAGAGCAGTAAAGCTTTAGACAAGTTATAGCTCCCCCTCCACACCCAAACCAAACAATGCAAAATCATACTTCACCGGATCGTGAGGATCAAGCTGGCGAAGGTTTTCCGTAAGTTCGACTGCTGTTTGCCAATCGGTTTGCTTGCGTGTAATCAGACCGAGTTGCCGGGCCACTCGATCGACGTGTACATCACAAGGGCAGATAAGGTCTGCCATGGCGATATTTTTCCATATCCCAAAATCTACCCCTTGCCTATCCTTCCGCACCATCCATCTCAAAAACATATTCAGTCGCTTACAAGTTGATTTTTGAGCAGGAGAGCTAATGTGTTTGCGTGTTCGCTGTGGATAATCGGGCAATCCAAAAAAATAAGCTCTGAAGTAGTTAAGCGCTGCTTCAATAGGTACGGGCTTATACGCCAGTTTATGTTGATAACAAACCTCGCTACTTAAATCCATACCCTCATTTGGAGTAAACGCAGTTATAAAATAGTCGCTTCTGAACTCAACGTTACGTTCATCAGGAACAAAAGCCTGTTCCAGCGATTCAAATTTCTGATAATGGTTCCTAAAAAAACTAACAAAATACAACAGATCTGTGTCATTAAAGGTTCGGTGCTTAAAACCGAGCAAGTGTTTCAGGTCTTGATCCCGATGATTGCAAATAAAATCATAGGGACTCCCATCCATTCTGCCGATCAGTTCCCTGCATTTATTAATGATGGTTTTCCGCTGTCCCCAAGCCAATATCGCGGCAAAGAAACCCATGATTTCGATGTCCTGCTTTGATGTAAACAAATGCGGTATACCAATGGGATCATTTGCTATAAATTCAGGCTGGTTATATAGCGTCACCTTCCGGTCGAGAAAGCCTTTTAAATCCATACATTCAACTTACCCTAATGCTTGCTTCAAATCTTCCAAGAGATCGTCAATATCTTCCACACCTACACTGATTCGAATCAGGTTATCTACTACCCCCACCTTTTCACGTACTTCTTTAGGAATAGAACCATGCGTCATGGTTGCGGGATGATTAATCAGGGACTCAACCCCACCTAAAGACTCGGCCAATGAAAACACGTTGAATGAAGATGCTAGCTTAAAGGTATCTTCCAAGGTGGCATCTTTGAGTACGATAGAAATCATGCCACCAAAGTCGAGCATCTGTTTTTTCGCCACTTCATGATTGGGATGATCTTCGAAACCCGGCCAGTAAATTTTTTCTATCCGCGGATGATTTTTAAGAAAAGCCGCAATTTGACGACCATTTTCGCAGTGTGCTTTCATACGCAAATGCAAAGTCTTAATACCCCGTAGGGCAAGAAAGCTATCCTGAGGCCCCGGGGTTCCTCCGCAAGCATTATAATAAAAAAACAACTGCTTGTATAATTCTTCACTATTGGTAACCAGCGCTCCCATAACCACATCACTATGACCGGCAATATATTTGGTTACCGAATGCATCACGATATCGGCACCGAGGTCAATGGGATTTTGTAAATAAGGTGATGCAAAAGTATTATCTACCACATATAGTACCCCGGCTTCTTTGGCAATTTTCCCGACCGCTTCGATATCAATAATCTGCATAGTCGGGTTTGTTGGTGTTTCAATCCATATCAGTTTTGTACGATCAGATAAATGATGCTGAATACTTGCCGGGTCGGTGAGGTCGACAAAGTGAAATTTGATACCAAAATCCGCAAACACCTTCGTAAAAATCCGATAAGAGCCTCCGTAAAGATCATTTCCTGTAATCACTTCATCACCCGGCCTTAACAGTCGCAATACAGTATCTGTAGCCGCCATACCACTTGAAAAGGCCAATCCAAACTGCGCATTCTCCAAGGCAGCAATACAATCTTCCAAGGCCTTCCGTGTTGGATTAGTCCCCCTCGAATACTCATAGCCTTTATGTTCTCCCGGAGTCTTTTGCCAATAAGTTGACGTCTGGTAAATGGGAGTCATAATTGCTCCCGTAGTTGGATCAGGATGTTGACCTGCGTGTATCGCTTTTGTTCCGAACTTCATTTTTTTTATAAGATTATTAGACGGCACGCCACGGGCTTCAGTTATTGCGTTACCTGAATACCGCCTTTTTTATTAAATTATTTAATATGCCTTTGCAAATAGCACCCGTTGCTTGGAGGGTTTTCCTGTAAATATACACGTTCCTTCCTCCTGTTTATTGTTAAGCGGGATACAACGTATGGTTGCCTTAGTCTCTTCTTTTACCCGCTTTTCTGTTTCGGCTGTGCCATCCCAATGTGCGGCGATAAACCCTCCATCCTCTTCAAGCACCCGCTTAAATTCGTCGTAGGAGTTCACTTCCACGGTATGTTCGTCCCTATACTGAAGGGCTTTCTGATAGATATTTTGCTGGATGTCTGCTAAAAGCTTTTCTATCTTATCAGACAAACCTTCCTGTGATACCGTTTCCTTGGTTTGCTTATCGCGTCGGGCAATCTCCACCGTTCCATTTTGTAAATCACGTGCGCCCACAGCCACCCGTACCGGTACGCCTTTTAATTCCCATTCCGCAAACTTGAATCCCGGCCGTTGGGTATCGCGGTCGTCGTATTTTACGGAAATTCCTTTTGGCTTCAATGCTGCGATTAACTGATCGGCCAATTCCTCAATTTTATTACTTTCTTCTTCCGTTTTATAAATAGGCACAATCACCACTTGTATAGGTGCTAATTTGGGGGGCAATACCAGTCCAGCATCATCAGAATGTGCCATAATCAGCGCTCCCATCAGGCGAGTGGATACACCCCATGAAGTAGCCCATACATGATCCAATTTACCTTCTTTGGAGGTGAACTTAACGTCAAAGGCTTTTGCGAAGTTCTGCCCTAAGAAATGCGATGTTCCTGCTTGCAATGCTTTGCCATCTTGCATCAGCGCTTCGATACAATAGGTATCTAGTGCTCCTGCGAAGCGTTCGTTCTCCGTTTTTCGTCCTCTTATTACTGGAAGTGCCATCCAATCTTCAGCAAAAGTAGCATAGACCGCCAACATCCTTTCCGTTTCCTCTACAGCCTCTTTTTCCGTAGCGTGTGCGGTATGCCCTTCCTGCCATAAAAACTCTGCGGTACGTAAAAATAAGCGCGTGCGCATCTCCCAGCGTACAACGTTGGCCCATTGGTTGACCAGAATAGGCAGATCACGATAGGATTGTATCCAGCCTTTATAGGTATTCCAAATAATGGTTTCAGAAGTAGGTCTTACGATGAGTTCTTCTTCTAATTTAGCCTCTTCGTCTACCACAATTTGTCCGGTACCATCATTCTTAAGTCGGTAGTGTGTAACCACCGCACACTCTGTGGCGAAACCTTCCACGTGAGAAGCCTCTTTAGAAAAAAATGACTTTGGTATGAAAAGTGGAAAATAAGCATTGCTGTGCCCTGTATCTTTAAACATCTGGTCTAATGCTGCCTGCATTTTTTCCCATATAGCGTAGCCATAAGGCTTAATAACCATACATCCACGTACGGCCGAATGCTCGGCAAGATCAGCTTTATTGACCAATTCATTGTACCATTGGGAATAATCTTCTTTTCTGCTGGTAATACCTTTACTCATTATTGTATGTTTGGAATAATATTTGTATTTTAATACTTAAAGCTAATAGTTTAAGTAAACGTTAAAAATTG
This Olivibacter sp. SDN3 DNA region includes the following protein-coding sequences:
- the proS gene encoding proline--tRNA ligase; the encoded protein is MSKGITSRKEDYSQWYNELVNKADLAEHSAVRGCMVIKPYGYAIWEKMQAALDQMFKDTGHSNAYFPLFIPKSFFSKEASHVEGFATECAVVTHYRLKNDGTGQIVVDEEAKLEEELIVRPTSETIIWNTYKGWIQSYRDLPILVNQWANVVRWEMRTRLFLRTAEFLWQEGHTAHATEKEAVEETERMLAVYATFAEDWMALPVIRGRKTENERFAGALDTYCIEALMQDGKALQAGTSHFLGQNFAKAFDVKFTSKEGKLDHVWATSWGVSTRLMGALIMAHSDDAGLVLPPKLAPIQVVIVPIYKTEEESNKIEELADQLIAALKPKGISVKYDDRDTQRPGFKFAEWELKGVPVRVAVGARDLQNGTVEIARRDKQTKETVSQEGLSDKIEKLLADIQQNIYQKALQYRDEHTVEVNSYDEFKRVLEEDGGFIAAHWDGTAETEKRVKEETKATIRCIPLNNKQEEGTCIFTGKPSKQRVLFAKAY
- a CDS encoding TIGR02757 family protein codes for the protein MDLKGFLDRKVTLYNQPEFIANDPIGIPHLFTSKQDIEIMGFFAAILAWGQRKTIINKCRELIGRMDGSPYDFICNHRDQDLKHLLGFKHRTFNDTDLLYFVSFFRNHYQKFESLEQAFVPDERNVEFRSDYFITAFTPNEGMDLSSEVCYQHKLAYKPVPIEAALNYFRAYFFGLPDYPQRTRKHISSPAQKSTCKRLNMFLRWMVRKDRQGVDFGIWKNIAMADLICPCDVHVDRVARQLGLITRKQTDWQTAVELTENLRQLDPHDPVKYDFALFGLGVEGEL
- a CDS encoding MBL fold metallo-hydrolase codes for the protein MHIEQFYDTGLAHSSYAILSNNDVVLVDPARDPEPYFAFARENHAKIVGVIETHPHADFVSSHLEIHQKTGATIYTSELTGAEYPHRAFDEGDVITVGNITLQAINTPGHSPDSICVLLLDEQGKESAVFTGDTLFVGDVGRPDLRENVGNLQAEAAELARAMFHSLRNKLMRLPADVVVYPAHGPGSLCGKNMGSDLQSTIGRERSENYALQKMEEEAFVALITADQPFVPKYFPYDVALNRAGAEAFDESVEQVIAITDTNALEPQVLIIDGRPAEQFKNAHHPMAINIPDGDKFETWVGSIVSPGESFYLLTDQAERATELIKKLAKIGYENQCKGFFISPIGNKKTTDFDLEAFKSNPQQYTIIDIRNDGELAEGKLFSHAIHIPLPRLRESLPVIPEDKPIVVHCAGGYRSAIGSSIVAPSVQVPVYDLSTAVSEFKPNNEQ
- the mnmD gene encoding tRNA (5-methylaminomethyl-2-thiouridine)(34)-methyltransferase MnmD gives rise to the protein MDFVITGDGSKTIFHPTVGEHYHSKHGAVQESRHVFLQSGLAYYLEKRTVPIDATVTILEVGFGTGLNFLLTADYCTANHITLHYTGIEAYPLDHAIIEKTGYQSAVEPAIWKSFSTHYQQALLGKQSLSARVNLAIAHQPVLGFHTTQLYDLLYFDAFAAIHQPEMWSYETLSHICKFLKPGGVFVTYAITGNLKRIMKSLGFAVEKAPGAPGKREMLRAVKL
- a CDS encoding cystathionine gamma-synthase, coding for MKFGTKAIHAGQHPDPTTGAIMTPIYQTSTYWQKTPGEHKGYEYSRGTNPTRKALEDCIAALENAQFGLAFSSGMAATDTVLRLLRPGDEVITGNDLYGGSYRIFTKVFADFGIKFHFVDLTDPASIQHHLSDRTKLIWIETPTNPTMQIIDIEAVGKIAKEAGVLYVVDNTFASPYLQNPIDLGADIVMHSVTKYIAGHSDVVMGALVTNSEELYKQLFFYYNACGGTPGPQDSFLALRGIKTLHLRMKAHCENGRQIAAFLKNHPRIEKIYWPGFEDHPNHEVAKKQMLDFGGMISIVLKDATLEDTFKLASSFNVFSLAESLGGVESLINHPATMTHGSIPKEVREKVGVVDNLIRISVGVEDIDDLLEDLKQALG